The Nitrospira sp. nucleotide sequence GGATTCAATAACCGGGGGAATCCATTCCTGAGCGAGAGCGGATTGCACCTGACTCGACACGAAGCTGCTGAGATTCTTCACGGCCCCGGCGTGGGCGCAGTCGTCCTTCGTCGCAAACTCAATCGGCCGCGCGAGGCGATCGAGCCACTCGTGAAACGTCGCAGGCAAGCTGGACTCGGCGGGAGGCTCCATAACTGGGCGGGATCGTAGCATACCGCCGCAAGTCACTCAATGAAGTCCTCCGGCGCTCACCGATAGCTCGCCGGCCTCGCGCTGACCGGTCGTTCATTATATGGGGATTTCTTGGCCCGCTCCTTCTCAGGTGTTACACTGAGCCACCCTAACCACTATGTATCGCCGCAACATCCAACATGTCCTCATTCCCCTGGCCGTAGGCCTGATTTTCTTCCTGGCCTATCAGCTGTATTTCAAAGCCCTGTGGGTCACCGTACCGGTTGCGCACACACCCGCCCAGGCAACCGGCGAGTTAACAGAGCCGCGCACGGCCGGATTGCAGGCTGAGCCGCCTCCGACCGAGGAAGAGATCAAACAGGTTCGTGGGATTGACCCTACTATCGTTCCAGAAACCGATTCCAGCCAGCTCCTGGAAGCCATTCGCGATGAAATTGAAAAGAAGCAGCTCCCTGTTGCTGAACGAAAGCTGATGAGTCTGGCCCCGTCAGTCCTCGCCGATGCCAAAGCGAAGCCCTACGTCGCGATTCTCTGGAACAATCTCGGGCTGGAACAGGAACGGATCGACGGAACCAAGGTGTCCGTTAAAGCGTTCAAGAAAGCCGCCGCACTCGACAACAGCAATCCGATCATCCAATTGAACCTGGCCCACGCCTATTGGGAACTGCGCGATCCGGCTCTCAATCAGGACTTTTTGATCAATCTGATCACCCTCGCACCAAACGAGCCTTTCCCGCATCTCGCAATGGCGGATCTGCTCTACGAACAGGACCAGCTGACAGAGGCGACCAAGCATCTGACACAGGCAACGGAACGGGCCGGCAAAGATCCGCGCGTCCAGTCCTATCTCTCGACCGTCACGGAGAAAGTACGCCATACCGACGCGGTGGAATCCCGCATGAATGCCAGAAGTAGCAGCCACTTCCTGGTGAAATACAACGGAGCGGAAGATCACGGCACCTGGACGGTGGTACTGGAAATCTTAGAAGAGGCCTATCGCGAAATCGGGCAACGATTCGGCCATTTCCCCGCCAAACCGATCGTGGTGGTCCTGCACACCAAAGATACGTTTCAGACGGCCACCGGCAGCCCGGCCTGGGCCGACGGCCTCTACGATCCGACGCTCGGCCGCATCCAAATTCCGACACAAGGCGCCACCACCGATACCAAGTGGCTTGCCAATGTCCTGCGGCATGAATATGTGCATGCCCTTTTACATGATCGCCTGGAGGGCCAGATCGGTTTGCTGCCGGTGTGGCTCAACGAAGGGCTGGCCATGCAACTAGCCGGTAGTGCCTGGCCGGACCTCGATCAGGCCATGCCGAACGGCGGCTCAGTTCTGCACTTGCGCTACTTGGAAGGGGGATGGGGACAGATGCCGAACGACGTGGCGACCCTCGCCTACCTCGAGGCCAATTCCGCGACGCACTATATGATCGAACGATTCGGCATGAGCCGCGTCGTCGATCTCCTGGATGCCTTTAAGGGAAAAGCCACCGTGGCAACCGCCCTGCAGGATAAGCTTTATCTCTCCTACGATCAGTTTCACCAACAGTGGCTGGATACGTTCCTGCAAAAGCGCGGCTAGCCGTCACTCGCTTAGACCCACTCTTCCCGTAGTGGTCGTCCTGCTTGGCCAGACCAGGTCGGCAACTGCAGCGCCTTCTCCTCCACGACTTCTGATTCAGCGACGTCTTCGGCTTCCGTCTGAGCAAATTGATCTTCCCAGAGAATGTGGCGCCCTTCGTCCTCGGACATCCGGATCCTGAAATCAAACGAGCGGCTGAGTTCCGGGTTATCACGATCCTCGCTCACACGGCGATCGGCGATACGTTCCATCCTGGCGCGGTTGTTTCCATCCGTTGAAAACTCGTCTTCCCAGACCAGTCCGCCTGTTTCAGGATCAAGCGCGCGGAGCAAAAAAGACGGTCGAGGAGACGCAGACGACATCTCGCGGACTCGGGTCACTGTCGCGCGCCTCGGCACCAGGGTCGAAACCAACTGCCCCGCACTCTCTGCATCACGGGGCGTCAGATTCAGGTTTCCTTCCCATTGAAACTTTCCGGTCGTCGCGTCATAGACACGCAGCACGAAATTGGAGAGGTCCGTCGCGCCCGGGCCGACCCCGCCTGCAAAGATTCGAGCTTGCGACTGCGGTCCGTTCGTCGCGTGTTCTTCTTTCACATTCAACTCATAGGTGTCATCCGAAAGCACTTCGCCGCTCTGCGGGTCGTAGATCTTCACGGTGATCGTCGAGACGTCCCCGACCTGATAGCCGAACCCGGCCGCGACAATCCCCGCTTTGACTGGAGCCACCTCGGCCCACGCCAGCGACGGGCCGAGCAGGATACCGACAAGAACCCAGGCCAGGCTTTTTATGGAATGCCGCAGACGGCTGGACGAGTGGAGCTTCTTCACTGGAAGCTTGGGAGACATGGCACCGGTTATTGACTGCAGAAGACGGCTGATCCAAGAAATGATTGGCATGGCCCCTCCGTGATGTTGGGGTCATTCTGCCTGCGTCGAACCCTCCTCGTATATTCCCCACTGTGGGAGGATTCCCCTCGAAAGAGGGGGGGGAATGGGCCGAAGAAGCCGAGAACAGGCGACGCTCATGCGTGAGGATTTACAGCGCCAAACAGGCGATAGCGATGTCGGGCGATCCAACGATAGACCCGTTCAGCCAAGCTTCGAGCGATGGGGGCTTTCACTATCCACCGGACGAATGTCCCACCTGGGAGGCCGTGCATCAACGGAAGGAATGCGTCAAGGCCTTGCGATACCCCGCCTGCAGGGCTGATGAGATAGGCCATGGACGGAGGGCCTGGCCGATACTGCGCCCCCAATGCGCTGGCCGCTTCCTGACTCTCGTAGGGAATCATCTGAACTCCTATTCCCGCCCGGTCGAGGCGCTCCTTGGCGGCAACACAGAGCCGGCAATGTGAATCATAGATCAGCAGGCTGGTATGCAGAGAATCTCTCGGACAGGCAGGCAACGGCTCTTGCATGATGCGAACAGGCTATCACCCAGAGATTTCGCTCATCAAGGCGCCGTTGTCGCTGCCGACTGAACAAGCTATAGTGACACCATGATACGCCCATGGGGATTGATGATCAGCTTGATCGGCCTCACCGCCGTCGGCATGGCGACTCTGTTTCTCGTGGGTCAGCCGGACCAGGCAGAGCCCAGCCGCTTCCTCATCGGGTTTCTCGTTGGCATCCCGCTGTTCATGCTGGTCGTAGTGCGCCTGGGGTATCGATGGGCGCTTATGGCGAGTGTGATCTATGGAACCGTGGGATTGGCCCTGGACTTGTCGACGATCGTGCAGTTGATTACGAAAGAGCAACCGACCGTCGCTTCGCTGACGGCCAACGGGTTCAGCGGGATTTTGAACTTTCTCGTGATTGCCTTCGGCGGACGCGCGTTCTTGGACGTGCCCCAGGCGCCACCGCCTCCAGGATCCCATCCTCCCAATCCTCCGTTTCCGGCTTCATCCGCAACACCCTAGTCGTGGCGAATCCGGCCTTCTTGAGCCAGGCACTCGTCTCCTTCGCCGAATACGTATTGCCCTCTTCCGTGAAGAGCAGCATCGACACGGCAAAGAGACTGGCTTCGGCAGGATGGAGGCTTTCGCGATCGTGCAGAAACGCATCCTGAATCAATAGACGCCCGCCGGGATTCAAGGCCGCACGCGCGCGCCGAAAGATGACACGATTCGTAGCCGGTGAATAGATGTGCAGCACATTCGAATACCAGATGACATCGTACGTGCCCGGGATGTCCTCCTGCGTGAAATCGAGCGGCACATAGCTGAGTCGAGGGCCCGCCTTATGCGTCGCGGCAATTTCCCTCGCCACCTCGAGGGCCGCCGGTCGGTCGCCGACGGCGGCACGCAAACGCGGGTGTTTGGACAGAAAGGCCATGGCATAGGTGCCCGGTCCGCCGCCGAGATCGAGCAACGTCGTCGCCCCGCGCAAGTCCACTTGTGCGGCAATCTTCGGCGCCGTCTCCAACGTCCGATAATGCATGGCCCAGGTGAATCGTTGGCGATAACCCGGCTCTTCCGGTTCATCCTGATCCAACGGACGGCCTGATCGCACGGACTCGTCCAGGCGCGCCCAATCCTGCCAATGGCTCGTCATGAGATCCAGGTAATCTTTGCGATAGGCCGGATCTCGGGCATTCAATGCCGTCGCCGCCAGCCGGCTATTACGGTAGATCGGTCCGGCTTTCGTGAGCAGGCCGGACATCGCCAAATTGCGGCAGAGGATCGAGAGTCCCCGCTCGCTCATAGCCACGGCCTTCGCCAACTGAGGGATCGTCCAGCGGCGCGTGCCGATCTTCGTAAAGAGATCCAACTCCAACGCCGTAAGGAGAATGCGCGGCAACCGATAGGCTGACACCGCATCACGAAATTCATTGAAACTGGTGATGCGCGGCTTCACGAGGCTCCGCCGATTTGCCGCAAACACCACCGCATAAGATCCTGCACCTTGGACGGATTCGTGACATCGACCGGACGCGCAAAGGTCGCCGCCACGAACTCGTCGTTCATTTCCGTTTCCTCGGTAAATCCGGATTGCAGAAGCAGCGCGCGATACTTCCCGACCGCCGGCTGAATAAAATACTTCGCCTGCTTCGCCACTTCGTCCGTCCCGAGATCCTCCGGCGTCCCGTCGGACATCAACGCCATGACATCGTCCATCGCGATCCCGTACTGGCAGAGCACGGCGCCCTCCGGCTTGACCTCAAGTAACCAGCCGTCGGACCCGAGATCCATCGCGAGGGCGCCGCCCGGTTCCAATTCATAGAGTTGGGGAAACGCCTGCGTCAGCGCCGTACGGAGCTGCAACCAGGCAGACACAGCCGGATCACTCATGCATGCGACTCACGATAGGGAGGAGTCGGATCGGTCTCCGCCAGCCTGGCACGGAGCCGTATCAGACGATTCGTATTTTCTTCCAGCTTCGGCAGCTGATATTTGCGGTCCATATGCACGACGAGCTCGAGAAGATCCGCCGCTTCCTGCAACCGGCCTTGTTCTTCATAGCACTGCGCCAGCACAAACCGCGCCCCGCCGGTCCGCAGTTCGTCACGAGACCGTTCAGCGATCGACTGGCTGGTCTGGCAACAGGCGATCGCATCGTCGTAGCGTTTCTGGAGCAGGAACGTCCGGCCGATCATCCGCCAGGCATCGGCCACGCCGCCTTGATTCCCCAAGCGCCGCATCAGTACGAGCGAGTGCTCATAGTATTGAATCGCCTGATCGAATTGACCGTTCTCGCGCGCGACCAAGCCAAGATCCGAGAGCAACACCGCCTTGGCCGCTTCATCATGGGTCTTGGTCAGGAGATCCAGCGATTCGAGATAGTAGGCACGGGCACGATCCCATTCCCCGGCGTCGGCGCGCAGATTGCCCAGATTCCCGAGCGTCGTCCCGATGCCCTTCTCGTCGCCGAGAATCTTTTGCAGCTCCAACACTTCTTGGTAGTACGTCTGCGCCGAGTCTCGCCGGCCGCTGACCGCGCAGATATTCCCAAGATTTCCGAGCGTCGCGGCCATCGCGCGCTGATCCCCGGTCATCCGGTCGCATTCCAACGCCTTGGCGTAGCAGGTGTAGGCTTCCGTA carries:
- a CDS encoding DUF393 domain-containing protein; the encoded protein is MQEPLPACPRDSLHTSLLIYDSHCRLCVAAKERLDRAGIGVQMIPYESQEAASALGAQYRPGPPSMAYLISPAGGVSQGLDAFLPLMHGLPGGTFVRWIVKAPIARSLAERVYRWIARHRYRLFGAVNPHA
- a CDS encoding methyltransferase produces the protein MKPRITSFNEFRDAVSAYRLPRILLTALELDLFTKIGTRRWTIPQLAKAVAMSERGLSILCRNLAMSGLLTKAGPIYRNSRLAATALNARDPAYRKDYLDLMTSHWQDWARLDESVRSGRPLDQDEPEEPGYRQRFTWAMHYRTLETAPKIAAQVDLRGATTLLDLGGGPGTYAMAFLSKHPRLRAAVGDRPAALEVAREIAATHKAGPRLSYVPLDFTQEDIPGTYDVIWYSNVLHIYSPATNRVIFRRARAALNPGGRLLIQDAFLHDRESLHPAEASLFAVSMLLFTEEGNTYSAKETSAWLKKAGFATTRVLRMKPETEDWEDGILEAVAPGARPRTRVRRRQSRESSKSR
- a CDS encoding tetratricopeptide repeat protein → MPLRNGLSEELNRQGNEHFARGLYTEAYTCYAKALECDRMTGDQRAMAATLGNLGNICAVSGRRDSAQTYYQEVLELQKILGDEKGIGTTLGNLGNLRADAGEWDRARAYYLESLDLLTKTHDEAAKAVLLSDLGLVARENGQFDQAIQYYEHSLVLMRRLGNQGGVADAWRMIGRTFLLQKRYDDAIACCQTSQSIAERSRDELRTGGARFVLAQCYEEQGRLQEAADLLELVVHMDRKYQLPKLEENTNRLIRLRARLAETDPTPPYRESHA